In Bacteriovorax stolpii, a single genomic region encodes these proteins:
- the sugE gene encoding quaternary ammonium compound efflux SMR transporter SugE: protein MSWVLLVIAGLLEVGWAIGLKYTEGFTKVTPSILTVSAMVVSMLLLGKATNALPIGTAYGVWVGIGTVGASILGIYLFKEPASAMKIFFLVTLIISIIGLKVTSAS from the coding sequence ATGTCGTGGGTTCTTTTAGTTATCGCCGGTCTTTTGGAAGTGGGCTGGGCCATTGGCCTCAAGTACACAGAAGGATTCACTAAAGTCACTCCTAGTATTCTTACAGTTTCGGCCATGGTGGTGAGCATGCTTCTCTTGGGAAAAGCGACGAATGCATTACCCATTGGAACGGCCTACGGCGTGTGGGTCGGTATTGGAACAGTTGGGGCTTCTATCCTGGGAATTTACCTATTTAAAGAGCCTGCTTCAGCCATGAAGATCTTCTTTCTGGTGACTTTGATTATCTCAATTATTGGTCTTAAAGTTACTTCTGCGTCTTAA
- a CDS encoding cation diffusion facilitator family transporter: protein MEKHSCKGHDHHHDHDHDHHHGHSHGGGLGHHHHHHGPKNYNFAFAFGIGLNIIFVVVEAFYGYFSNSLALMADAGHNLSDVAGLILAWGAVWLTTKKPNGRYTYGFRKSTILSALFNALILMIAVGFIIWEAIARLNNPAPIQSGTVIIVALVGIVINGLTALLFFKDKDHDINLKGAYLHMAADALISLGVVVSGVVISYTSWEWLDPVVSIAISLIIVYGTWDLLKGSVHLSMDAVPYGIDQDEVKKYLESLPDVKDVHDLHIWPISTTENALSAHLSLSDSILRNERIDAISKVLKERFKIDHPTLQFELWDENYHCAFKSHDVL from the coding sequence ATGGAAAAGCATTCTTGCAAAGGTCACGACCATCATCATGACCACGATCATGATCACCACCATGGGCACTCTCATGGGGGAGGATTAGGCCATCATCACCATCATCACGGGCCAAAAAATTACAATTTTGCTTTTGCCTTTGGTATTGGTCTCAATATTATTTTCGTTGTTGTTGAAGCATTTTATGGTTACTTTTCTAATTCATTAGCACTGATGGCAGACGCCGGACATAATTTAAGTGATGTCGCAGGCCTTATTCTGGCATGGGGAGCGGTCTGGCTTACAACTAAAAAGCCCAATGGGCGTTACACTTATGGCTTTCGCAAGTCGACGATTCTCTCTGCGCTTTTTAATGCCCTTATTTTAATGATTGCTGTCGGTTTTATTATCTGGGAAGCGATTGCACGCTTAAATAATCCAGCACCTATTCAATCTGGCACAGTGATTATTGTGGCCTTGGTTGGAATTGTGATTAACGGTCTGACTGCACTCCTATTTTTTAAAGATAAGGATCACGACATCAATCTAAAAGGGGCCTACTTACACATGGCCGCTGACGCTCTCATTTCTCTGGGAGTTGTCGTCTCAGGAGTGGTGATTTCCTACACATCTTGGGAATGGCTTGATCCTGTTGTGAGTATCGCGATCTCTTTAATTATTGTTTACGGCACATGGGACTTATTAAAAGGCTCAGTTCATCTTTCAATGGATGCTGTCCCTTATGGTATTGACCAGGACGAAGTGAAAAAATATTTAGAGTCACTTCCCGATGTGAAGGATGTGCATGACTTACATATATGGCCGATCAGTACAACTGAAAACGCCTTAAGTGCTCACTTGTCTCTTAGTGATTCTATTCTTCGCAATGAAAGAATCGACGCTATTTCAAAAGTCTTAAAAGAGCGCTTTAAAATTGATCACCCGACTCTACAATTCGAGTTGTGGGATGAAAATTATCACTGCGCCTTTAAATCCCATGACGTTTTATAG
- a CDS encoding TIGR04282 family arsenosugar biosynthesis glycosyltransferase, with product MNQLSIVIPVKSSDSCWELLVNSLLTFNTSFEIILVGPDFKNKISTNEKVRFVYSSQGRARQLNTGAKAARHSLLWFLHADTKIKENNLVSLLNRFKENPNALYFFDLTFSKTGPKLMSLNALGVWMRSRWLKMPFGDQGLVMSKKVFYQLGQFDLDAPYGEDHLLVWRAHQQGIDIIPINETLETSPRKYQDNGWLKTTLTHVYLTYKQAFPEWVKTIRPHKRPAVAIFVKTPGVSTVKSRLASVVGKEKAEEFFHISLKATEALAAEAARQSKGELAVYWAVAESAELENPLWANFSTISQGEGDLGERLHHIYSTLQKKHSSVYLIGADLPHLPAERLIEATKRIEQTDYVMGETDDGGFYLFGGKNPIDKKSWKAIPYSTDETAAKLTDELNRLKFSFLPKEFDVDFYEDLIKLNSLERKNLLPEQDNVFVWLKEFLKTQK from the coding sequence ATGAATCAGTTGAGTATTGTTATTCCGGTAAAGAGCTCTGATTCCTGCTGGGAATTATTAGTCAACTCTCTTCTTACATTCAATACTTCTTTTGAAATTATTCTGGTTGGCCCGGATTTCAAAAACAAAATAAGCACCAACGAAAAAGTACGCTTCGTTTACTCTTCTCAGGGAAGGGCCAGGCAACTAAATACCGGGGCGAAAGCAGCCCGCCACTCTCTTTTATGGTTTCTACATGCTGATACAAAAATTAAAGAAAATAATCTCGTCTCTCTTTTAAATCGTTTTAAAGAAAATCCTAATGCTCTTTATTTTTTCGACTTAACGTTTTCAAAGACTGGGCCAAAACTCATGAGCTTAAATGCTCTTGGAGTCTGGATGCGATCGCGTTGGCTAAAGATGCCCTTTGGTGATCAGGGACTTGTTATGTCCAAAAAGGTTTTTTACCAGCTTGGGCAATTTGACCTGGATGCCCCTTATGGTGAAGATCACCTCCTTGTCTGGCGTGCTCATCAACAGGGAATCGACATTATTCCAATTAATGAAACACTTGAAACAAGCCCACGCAAATACCAGGATAACGGTTGGCTAAAAACAACGCTCACTCACGTCTATCTGACTTATAAGCAGGCCTTTCCTGAATGGGTCAAAACCATCCGTCCTCACAAGCGCCCGGCCGTTGCTATTTTTGTTAAAACTCCAGGCGTCTCTACAGTGAAAAGCAGGCTTGCTTCTGTCGTCGGTAAGGAAAAAGCAGAAGAGTTTTTTCATATCTCTTTAAAGGCAACTGAAGCTTTAGCGGCAGAGGCGGCACGACAATCTAAAGGAGAACTCGCCGTATACTGGGCCGTTGCTGAAAGTGCTGAACTAGAAAATCCTTTATGGGCAAACTTCTCAACTATCTCACAAGGAGAAGGAGACTTGGGTGAGCGCTTGCACCATATCTACTCTACGCTGCAGAAAAAACATTCTTCCGTTTATTTAATCGGAGCAGATCTTCCTCATCTTCCAGCTGAAAGATTAATAGAAGCCACCAAAAGAATCGAACAAACAGACTACGTCATGGGAGAAACAGACGACGGTGGTTTTTATCTTTTCGGTGGAAAAAATCCTATCGATAAAAAATCATGGAAGGCCATTCCTTACTCTACGGATGAAACGGCCGCGAAACTCACCGATGAATTAAACCGATTAAAATTCTCTTTTTTGCCTAAAGAATTTGATGTCGACTTTTACGAAGACCTCATCAAACTAAACTCACTTGAGCGCAAAAATCTTTTACCAGAACAAGACAATGTCTTTGTTTGGCTCAAAGAATTCCTTAAGACGCAGAAGTAA
- a CDS encoding metallophosphoesterase, with protein MTIIPIIGSALFTLVLWFYVRSSMKRNIIDVLPLSRRWLYLFDFLFLFCAYFRFVYRLQNIYIHSKTFYFLMNLSYVLLGFLGLSILLCISLDISRLLYRWRTKKHPHKEIDQSRRDFLKKNVLFAGLGSATAVTGVGFYQSFTPEIVKVSIPLPPEHAGLHGLKIVQLSDMHIGPTLKKEFCEELVKTVNAMEADIIALTGDCIDGTVEFLRDEMAPLLNLKAKHGVYYILGNHEYYWYANEWLEWAKTSGFNPLINEHVKLQHADIDFYLAGVNDPSADRLDKARASDPKKAAAGIPKDAYKILLAHQPKSCFAAVKEGFHTQLSGHTHGGQGFPWSLIVYLIQPYVKGLHNHEGMNIYVHSGTGFWGPPNRFMVKSEIAEITFTSSEKSS; from the coding sequence ATGACAATTATACCTATTATCGGTTCGGCCCTCTTTACACTTGTCTTGTGGTTTTATGTTCGCTCGAGCATGAAGCGCAATATCATTGATGTACTTCCACTTTCCAGAAGATGGCTCTACCTTTTTGACTTCCTTTTTCTTTTTTGTGCCTACTTCCGCTTTGTCTACAGACTCCAGAATATCTATATCCATTCAAAGACCTTCTACTTTTTAATGAACCTAAGTTATGTCCTCTTAGGCTTTCTCGGTCTGAGTATTCTTTTATGCATCAGTCTTGATATCTCCAGATTGCTTTATCGCTGGAGAACAAAAAAACATCCTCATAAAGAAATCGATCAATCCCGCCGCGACTTCTTAAAAAAGAATGTCCTTTTTGCCGGCCTAGGAAGTGCAACGGCCGTCACAGGAGTTGGTTTCTATCAATCTTTTACCCCGGAGATTGTTAAAGTTTCCATTCCTCTTCCCCCTGAGCATGCAGGACTCCATGGATTAAAAATTGTCCAGCTCTCAGATATGCATATCGGACCAACCCTAAAAAAAGAATTTTGCGAAGAACTAGTCAAAACCGTCAATGCCATGGAAGCAGACATCATCGCCCTTACCGGAGACTGCATCGATGGAACAGTCGAATTCCTTCGCGATGAGATGGCACCTCTATTAAACTTAAAGGCCAAACACGGGGTCTATTATATCCTAGGCAACCATGAGTATTACTGGTACGCCAACGAGTGGCTTGAATGGGCCAAGACCTCTGGTTTTAATCCTTTGATAAACGAACACGTTAAACTTCAACATGCCGATATAGATTTCTACCTGGCAGGAGTGAATGACCCGTCAGCAGATCGCCTGGATAAAGCGCGTGCCTCTGATCCAAAAAAAGCTGCCGCAGGTATTCCCAAGGATGCATACAAAATACTTTTAGCACATCAACCAAAAAGTTGTTTTGCTGCTGTCAAAGAAGGCTTCCACACTCAGCTCTCTGGACACACTCACGGTGGACAGGGCTTTCCATGGAGCCTGATTGTTTATTTGATCCAGCCTTACGTAAAAGGTCTTCACAACCATGAAGGAATGAATATTTATGTTCATAGTGGCACAGGATTTTGGGGACCACCTAACCGTTTTATGGTTAAATCTGAAATTGCAGAAATAACTTTTACCTCTTCGGAGAAATCATCATGA
- a CDS encoding lysylphosphatidylglycerol synthase transmembrane domain-containing protein, with protein sequence MKSSWKTLYHFFLLFLSLALLVGLAVYVYRNGESFERLKQIDLSIIAWLIGFHVVNYLLLGITHAYPLSKYGVYLKFKDWYGLATISEMFNYLLPARGGSAIRLLYLHDKYHISKRELLSMGLAVVMTGFLMLGLFGAVYCHLFLSHINPLFYALEILYVCVTVSSLVFVFASDFVIRLFKMDAKYSPRKYLVDKKIMGVSSLCYLGMLLINPIKIYLSFKAIGIDLGLTETIEMSLILLASSFFQVVPGNIGVKEMATAYIGKQYGIQFETALLASLIDRSIMMLFLFPVGFYSYWSLMLKESFSAINLQSSGASSRIPLMKRLVKLRWPLLPK encoded by the coding sequence ATGAAGTCCAGCTGGAAAACTCTTTATCACTTCTTCCTGCTCTTTCTTTCTCTGGCCCTTTTAGTAGGACTTGCCGTGTATGTTTACCGCAATGGCGAATCCTTTGAACGACTCAAACAAATTGATCTCTCGATTATTGCCTGGCTTATCGGTTTCCACGTAGTCAATTATCTCCTATTAGGGATCACTCATGCTTATCCATTAAGTAAATATGGAGTTTATTTAAAATTTAAAGACTGGTATGGACTTGCAACCATTTCAGAAATGTTTAATTACCTTCTTCCAGCACGAGGCGGAAGTGCTATTCGCCTTCTCTATCTTCATGACAAATACCATATTTCCAAAAGAGAGCTTCTTTCCATGGGACTGGCCGTGGTGATGACCGGCTTTTTAATGCTCGGTCTTTTTGGTGCGGTCTATTGTCATTTATTTCTCTCTCACATCAATCCACTTTTTTACGCGCTGGAAATCCTCTACGTTTGCGTGACTGTGAGTTCTTTGGTGTTTGTTTTTGCTTCTGATTTTGTCATTCGCCTTTTTAAAATGGATGCGAAATACTCCCCTAGAAAGTACCTTGTAGATAAAAAAATCATGGGAGTTTCATCTCTTTGTTACCTGGGGATGCTGCTCATTAACCCGATTAAAATTTATCTTTCATTTAAGGCCATCGGAATTGACCTGGGCCTAACTGAAACGATTGAAATGAGTCTTATCCTTCTTGCCTCTTCTTTTTTTCAGGTTGTTCCCGGCAATATAGGGGTCAAAGAAATGGCGACAGCCTATATTGGAAAGCAGTATGGAATTCAATTTGAAACTGCTTTGTTGGCGAGTCTTATCGATCGCAGCATTATGATGTTGTTCTTATTTCCGGTGGGATTTTACTCTTACTGGTCTTTGATGCTTAAAGAAAGTTTTTCCGCGATCAACTTACAAAGTTCAGGCGCATCTTCGCGAATCCCTCTGATGAAACGACTGGTAAAACTGCGCTGGCCACTTCTGCCTAAGTAA
- the arsS gene encoding arsenosugar biosynthesis radical SAM (seleno)protein ArsS (Some members of this family are selenoproteins.) has protein sequence MSNVVAFAKKIRDHQINLKRSAIETLQINVGKLCNQACHHCHVEAGPLRTEIMSEETIDRIIALIEKTPTLKTIDLTGGAPELNPSFRKLVLFARSRNLEVIDRCNLTVFYEKGQEDLPQFLKDNKIHVIASLPCYTKDNVDKQRGRGVFDKSVEALKLLNSLGYGVSGTGLALDLVYNPGGAFLPGAQEKLQADYKRELKHYFNIEFNNLFTITNMPIKRFLEDLNRQGKYESYMELLVNNFNPKAADSVMCKTLVSIGWDGQVYDCDFNQMLELPAAAKKITLWDFENFNEFVEKTIALGDHCYGCTAGAGSSCGGALT, from the coding sequence ATGAGCAATGTTGTAGCTTTTGCTAAAAAGATTCGCGATCATCAAATCAATCTAAAAAGAAGTGCGATTGAAACATTGCAAATTAATGTTGGTAAATTATGCAATCAGGCCTGTCACCACTGCCATGTAGAGGCCGGTCCATTGCGCACTGAAATCATGTCGGAAGAAACCATTGATAGAATCATCGCACTGATTGAAAAAACACCGACTCTCAAAACGATTGACCTCACAGGGGGAGCACCGGAGCTCAATCCTTCTTTTAGAAAGCTTGTTTTATTCGCCAGAAGTAGAAACCTCGAAGTTATCGACCGCTGCAACCTGACAGTCTTTTATGAAAAAGGACAGGAAGATCTTCCGCAGTTTTTAAAAGACAACAAGATCCACGTTATCGCTTCTCTTCCTTGTTATACAAAAGACAACGTTGATAAACAGCGCGGACGCGGAGTTTTTGATAAAAGTGTCGAGGCCTTAAAACTTCTAAACTCTCTTGGTTATGGTGTTAGCGGAACAGGACTTGCCCTTGACCTGGTTTACAATCCAGGTGGCGCTTTTCTCCCAGGAGCACAGGAAAAACTTCAGGCCGATTATAAAAGAGAATTAAAGCACTATTTTAATATCGAGTTCAACAATCTCTTCACTATCACCAACATGCCTATTAAACGTTTCCTCGAAGACCTTAATCGCCAGGGGAAATATGAAAGCTACATGGAGCTTTTAGTTAATAACTTTAACCCAAAAGCAGCTGATTCAGTGATGTGTAAAACTCTCGTCTCTATTGGATGGGATGGACAAGTTTACGATTGTGACTTCAATCAAATGCTGGAGTTGCCTGCTGCCGCCAAAAAAATCACACTGTGGGACTTTGAAAACTTCAATGAGTTTGTAGAAAAAACAATTGCTCTAGGTGATCATTGTTATGGATGTACTGCTGGTGCTGGAAGTTCCTGCGGCGGGGCCCTGACATAA